A stretch of the Thermodesulfobacteriota bacterium genome encodes the following:
- a CDS encoding Coenzyme F420 hydrogenase/dehydrogenase, beta subunit C-terminal domain gives TNPNVVANAQDGGAVREILRCAFEEGIIEGAAVAGPSDNLWLEPVPTVVKSVDELMRTSKSWYTYCPTPLALVEAVDKFKLKNLALVGVPCEISGYAAALGADTGFITPDRGSKNVEKQKRHLRQYVDSVRLAIGLFCTESYDYDGYMREYIIGKLGLDPREIIKVNIKRKVFIDLRDGTRIETPLEELKPYHRDQCEYCGDFSAEYADISAGGVGTEGWTILIIRSELGESILNRTVQKGYLEVKDASEFERSISLLKRFTDNKRAKQMNNLSQLASSGSQDVLKTAN, from the coding sequence ACTAATCCAAACGTAGTTGCAAATGCACAAGATGGTGGGGCAGTAAGGGAGATTCTGAGGTGTGCTTTTGAGGAAGGGATCATTGAAGGTGCCGCAGTAGCTGGTCCCTCCGATAATCTATGGCTTGAGCCTGTACCGACTGTTGTAAAAAGCGTAGACGAGCTAATGCGTACTTCAAAATCTTGGTATACGTATTGCCCAACCCCCCTGGCTCTTGTAGAAGCCGTAGATAAATTCAAGTTAAAAAATCTCGCTTTAGTTGGGGTCCCATGCGAAATCTCGGGATACGCCGCAGCCTTAGGAGCGGATACAGGCTTTATCACTCCCGATAGAGGTTCAAAAAACGTAGAAAAACAGAAAAGACACCTCAGGCAATATGTGGATTCCGTAAGATTGGCAATAGGTCTTTTCTGTACCGAATCCTATGATTACGACGGTTATATGCGTGAATACATAATAGGAAAACTCGGGCTTGATCCTCGTGAAATAATCAAAGTAAACATAAAAAGAAAGGTTTTTATAGATTTGAGAGATGGAACAAGAATTGAAACTCCCCTCGAGGAATTAAAGCCTTATCACAGGGACCAGTGCGAATACTGTGGTGACTTTAGCGCCGAGTACGCCGATATTTCAGCCGGCGGTGTGGGAACAGAGGGATGGACAATACTTATCATTAGATCCGAATTGGGAGAAAGTATACTCAATCGTACCGTGCAAAAGGGGTATCTAGAGGTTAAGGACGCATCCGAGTTTGAACGCTCCATAAGTCTTTTGAAAAGATTCACCGACAATAAAAGAGCGAAGCAAATGAACAATTTATCTCAATTGGCATCTAGTGGGAGCCAGGATGTGCTAAAAACTGCCAATTAA